A part of Brassica rapa cultivar Chiifu-401-42 chromosome A05, CAAS_Brap_v3.01, whole genome shotgun sequence genomic DNA contains:
- the LOC103867090 gene encoding acid phosphatase 1-like, whose protein sequence is MLLLIFLTISVVATSASPWIPMDGNNPASYCLSWRLAIETNNVRAWRTVPLQCMRYVEAYMLAGQYDRDVELIVEQVRVYLNEIVLPGDGMDAWILDVDDTCFSNVYYYRLERYGCDPYDPTGFRTWAMKGESPAIQPVLELFNDLIEIGFKVFLVTGRDEETLRQATVENLHNQGFTGYERLIMRTAENKKQSAATYKTTIRKQLMEEGYRIWGNVGDQWSDIQGEYSGNRTFKIPNPMYFVP, encoded by the exons ATGTTGCTTCTCATCTTTCTAACAATCTCCGTAGTGGCAACAAGCGCAAGTCCATGGATACCGATGGATGGAAACAATCCAGCTAGCTATTGCTTAAGCTGGAGACTAGCAATAGAAACCAACAACGTACGTGCGTGGCGCACCGTACCTCTACAATGTATGCGTTACGTTGAGGCATATATGCTCGCTGGTCAATATGACAGAGACGTTGAGTTGATTGTGGAACAAGTTAGGGTTTATCTCAATGAGATAGTCCTTCCTGGTGATGGCATGGATGCATGGATCTTGGATGTTGATGATACTTGCTTCTCAAACGTCTACTACTATCGGCTCGAGAGATACGG ATGCGACCCTTATGATCCAACAGGATTTAGAACATGGGCAATGAAAGGAGAATCTCCAGCTATACAACCTGTTCTCGAACTCTTCAATGATCTGATAGAAATAGGATTCAAAGTTTTCCTAGTAACCGGCAGAGATGAAGAGACCCTTCGCCAAGCAACAGTTGAAAATTTGCATAATCAAGGCTTCACTGGTTATGAAAGATTGATTATGAG GACAGCAGAGAACAAAAAACAAAGCGCAGCAACATACAAAACAACAATCAGAAAGCAGTTGATGGAAGAAGGTTACAGGATATGGGGCAATGTAGGCGACCAATGGAGTGACATACAAGGAGAATATTCAGGGAATCGCACCTTCAAGATTCCTAACCCAATGTACTTCGttccataa
- the LOC103867093 gene encoding protein FATTY ACID EXPORT 3, chloroplastic isoform X2, giving the protein MSIPMELMSIRSPNSTFLHRPHSRPPSTLRSPRFQHLPTPRHHLTAPSLVSCTGLRLRFTSDTKLNRSFVTSAASHEESEPSGVEVEKEKSVVDGDDNDSTSQEAWKQTLASVKEQVSKIQSVSSEAYNVNSQKAMTILKDTSEQLRIQAEKAKEELGTKAKEVGEEGREYILKAAEESPSDVKEIVEAFSSSEDLRDVSRTQDFHVGIPYGLLLFVGGFLSFMISGSIPAIRFGVILGGALFALSMASLKAQRIGESSAKFLKGQMAIVAIIFLRELKLVLFQRSTFMGFLTTLTSGGVLAFYGYKLMSNKEKGLNKEQGGEEDEASEGFVRREG; this is encoded by the exons ATGAGTATCCCAATGGAGCTGATGTCCATCAGAAGCCCTAACTCAACCTTCCTCCACAGACCTCACTCTCGTCCCCCCTCCACGCTTCGCTCTCCCCGTTTCCAACACCTTCCCACCCCACGCCACCATCTCACCGCTCCATCTCTCGTTTCCTGTACCGGTCTACGTCTCCGGTTTACCTCAGATACCAAGCTTAACCGCTCCTTCGTCACTTCCGCCGCTTCCCACGAGGAATCT GAACCATCAGGTGTTGaggtggagaaggagaagagtgTAGTAGACGGTGATGACAATGATAGTACATCTCAGGAAGCGTGGAAGCAAACCCTTGCGTCTGTCAAAGAGCAGGTTTCGAAGATTCAGAGCGTGTCCTCCGAGGCGTACAATGTGAACTCCCAAAAGGCGATGACTATCTTGAAAGATACCTCTGAGCAGCTTAGGATTCAAGCGGAGAAGGCTAAAGAGGAGTTGGGGACGAAGGCTAAAGAGGTTGGGGAGGAAGGTAGGGAGTATATTTTGAAAGCAGCGGAGGAGTCTCCTTCTGATGTGAAGGAGATCGTTGAAGCTTTCTCTTCCAGTGAGGATCTGAGGGATGTGTCGAGAACTCAAGATTTTCATGTTGGGATACCTTATG GTTTGCTTTTGTTTGTGGGTGGGTTTCTTTCCTTTATGATATCTGGAAGCATTCCTGCTATCAGGTTTGGTGTCATTCTTGGTGGAGCTCTTTTTGCGCTGAGCATGGCTAGTCTAAAGGCTCAGAGGATTGGAGAGTCATCTGCTAAGTTCTTAAAAGGACAGATGG CGATAGTGGCAATCATATTTTTGAGAGAGTTGAAGTTGGTGCTGTTTCAG AGATCTACTTTCATGGGCTTTTTGACCACCCTTACAAG TGGTGGTGTGTTGGCGTTTTACGGTTACAAGTTGATGAGCAACAAAGAAAAGGGCCTAAACAAAGAACAaggtggagaagaagatgaagcaaGCGAAGGCTTTGTAAGAAGAGAAGGATAG
- the LOC103867089 gene encoding KH domain-containing protein At2g38610: MSGLYNNNSSYFSPARAASPQIRSTPEIDSSQYLTELLAEHQKLTPFMQVLPICSRLLNQEMFRVSGMMPPNQGFGDFDRLRHRSPSPMASSNLMSNVSNTGLGGWNGGLSQERLSGTPGMTMDWQGAPGSPSSYTVKRILRLEIPVDSYPNFNFVGRLLGPRGNSLKRVEATTGCRVFIRGKGSIKDPEKEDKLRGRPGYEHLNEQLHILIEADLPASIVEIRLRQAQEIIEELLKPVDESQDFIKRQQLRELALLNSNNLREESPGPSGGGSVSPFNSSGKRPKTGC; this comes from the exons ATGTCTGGTCTATACAACAACAACTCTTCTTACTTCTCTCCTGCTAGAGCTGCTTCTCCTCAGATCAGAAGCACTCCTGAGATCGACAG CTCTCAGTACTTGACGGAGCTTCTCGCAGAACATCAAAAGCTCACACCTTTTATGCAAGTCTTGCCCATATGCAGCCGCCTTTTGAATCAAG AGATGTTCAGGGTATCTGGAATGATGCCTCCTAACCAAGGATTCGGCGATTTTGATAGACTCAGACACAGAAGTCCAAGTCCTATGGCTTCTTCTAATCTTATGTCTAATGTCTCTAACACCGGTTTAGGTGGTTGGAACGGTGGTCTCTCTCAGGAG AGGCTTAGTGGAACACCTGGGATGACAATGGATTGGCAAGGTGCACCTGGGAGTCCCAGCTCATACACTGTGAAAAGGATATTGCGTCTGGAGATTCCAGTAGATAGCTATCCTAAT TTCAATTTTGTTGGAAGGCTTCTTGGTCCTAGAGGCAACTCATTAAAACGTGTTGAAGCTACCACTGGTTGCCGTGTGTTCATTAGAGGGAAAGGTTCAATCAAGGATCCTGAAAAG GAAGATAAGCTAAGGGGAAGACCAGGCTATGAACATCTAAATGAGCAGCTTCACATCTTGATAGAAGCAGATCTTCCAGCTAGTATTGTGGAGATACGTCTGAGACAAGCTCAAGAAATCATAGAAGAGTTACTAAAGCCTGTG GATGAGTCTCAAGATTTCATAAAGAGGCAGCAGCTGAGGGAGCTAGCGTTGCTAAACTCGAACAACCTGAGGGAAGAGAGTCCAGGACCAAGCGGCGGTGGAAGCGTTTCGCCTTTCAATTCAAGTGGTAAACGCCCCAAAACAGGATGCTAA
- the LOC103867093 gene encoding protein FATTY ACID EXPORT 3, chloroplastic isoform X1, translating into MSIPMELMSIRSPNSTFLHRPHSRPPSTLRSPRFQHLPTPRHHLTAPSLVSCTGLRLRFTSDTKLNRSFVTSAASHEESVSTSSPDSAQKLEPSGVEVEKEKSVVDGDDNDSTSQEAWKQTLASVKEQVSKIQSVSSEAYNVNSQKAMTILKDTSEQLRIQAEKAKEELGTKAKEVGEEGREYILKAAEESPSDVKEIVEAFSSSEDLRDVSRTQDFHVGIPYGLLLFVGGFLSFMISGSIPAIRFGVILGGALFALSMASLKAQRIGESSAKFLKGQMAIVAIIFLRELKLVLFQRSTFMGFLTTLTSGGVLAFYGYKLMSNKEKGLNKEQGGEEDEASEGFVRREG; encoded by the exons ATGAGTATCCCAATGGAGCTGATGTCCATCAGAAGCCCTAACTCAACCTTCCTCCACAGACCTCACTCTCGTCCCCCCTCCACGCTTCGCTCTCCCCGTTTCCAACACCTTCCCACCCCACGCCACCATCTCACCGCTCCATCTCTCGTTTCCTGTACCGGTCTACGTCTCCGGTTTACCTCAGATACCAAGCTTAACCGCTCCTTCGTCACTTCCGCCGCTTCCCACGAGGAATCTGTGAGTACTAGTAGTCCTGACTCTGCTCAAAAACTT GAACCATCAGGTGTTGaggtggagaaggagaagagtgTAGTAGACGGTGATGACAATGATAGTACATCTCAGGAAGCGTGGAAGCAAACCCTTGCGTCTGTCAAAGAGCAGGTTTCGAAGATTCAGAGCGTGTCCTCCGAGGCGTACAATGTGAACTCCCAAAAGGCGATGACTATCTTGAAAGATACCTCTGAGCAGCTTAGGATTCAAGCGGAGAAGGCTAAAGAGGAGTTGGGGACGAAGGCTAAAGAGGTTGGGGAGGAAGGTAGGGAGTATATTTTGAAAGCAGCGGAGGAGTCTCCTTCTGATGTGAAGGAGATCGTTGAAGCTTTCTCTTCCAGTGAGGATCTGAGGGATGTGTCGAGAACTCAAGATTTTCATGTTGGGATACCTTATG GTTTGCTTTTGTTTGTGGGTGGGTTTCTTTCCTTTATGATATCTGGAAGCATTCCTGCTATCAGGTTTGGTGTCATTCTTGGTGGAGCTCTTTTTGCGCTGAGCATGGCTAGTCTAAAGGCTCAGAGGATTGGAGAGTCATCTGCTAAGTTCTTAAAAGGACAGATGG CGATAGTGGCAATCATATTTTTGAGAGAGTTGAAGTTGGTGCTGTTTCAG AGATCTACTTTCATGGGCTTTTTGACCACCCTTACAAG TGGTGGTGTGTTGGCGTTTTACGGTTACAAGTTGATGAGCAACAAAGAAAAGGGCCTAAACAAAGAACAaggtggagaagaagatgaagcaaGCGAAGGCTTTGTAAGAAGAGAAGGATAG
- the LOC103867096 gene encoding non-specific lipid-transfer protein A — translation MAGLVKLACLVLACMIVAGPITSKAALSCGTVNTNVAACIGYLTQGGPLPRACCTGVSKLNSIARTTPDRQQACRCLKTAASALGSGLNAGRAAGLPKACGVNVPFPISTSINCNGVK, via the exons ATGGCCGGTCTAGTGAAATTGGCATGCTTGGTCTTGGCCTGCATGATTGTGGCAGGTCCCATCACATCAAAGGCGGCTTTGAGCTGTGGCACCGTTAACACCAACGTGGCGGCATGCATTGGCTACTTGACCCAAGGTGGACCCCTTCCCAGAGCGTGCTGCACCGGTGTTAGTAAGCTTAACAGTATTGCCCGTACAACTCCCGACCGTCAGCAAGCTTGTCGTTGCCTTAAAACTGCTGCGAGCGCCTTAGGCTCTGGTCTCAACGCTGGCCGGGCAGCTGGACTTCCTAAGGCATGTGGAGTCAATGTTCCTTTCCCCATTAGCACTAGCATCAACTGCAACGG CGTGAAATAA
- the LOC103867094 gene encoding vacuolar-sorting receptor 1 — protein MKFGVLTLSFVLILELAFGTFLVEKNNLKVTSPDSIKGVYECAIGNFGIPKYGGTLVGTVVYPMSNHKGCKSFSEFGVSFKSSPGSLPTFLLIDRGDCYFALKAWNAQQAGAAAILVSDNKLEPLITMDTPEEDTANADYLEKINIPSALISKSLGDSIKSAISDGNMVNMKLDWTESVPHPDERVEYELWTDSNDECGKKCDTQIEFLRNFKGAAQILEKGGYTQFTPHFITWYCPKAFMLSRQCKSQCINHGRYCAPDPEQDFTRGYDGKDVVVQNLRHACVFRVVNETGKAWKWWDYATDFSVRCPMKYNKYTSECADEVIKSLGIDLEKVYLCMGDTEGDVENPVLKAEQESQVGKGSRGDVTILPTLVVNNRQYRGKLEKGAVLKAICAGFQESTEPAICLTEDQNTNECLENNGGCWQDRAANITACLDTFRGRLCECPTVQGVKFVGDGYTHCKASGALRCGINNGGCWRETRGGYTYSACTDDHSSVCKCPPGFKGDGVKSCEDVDECKEKLACQCPECKCKNTWGSYECTCRKGLFYLRELDTCIGAFGAVKLGWSFVLILLLALTAATLSGYAIYKYRIRHYMDSEIRSIMAQYMPLDSQPNNTETHMDF, from the exons ATGAAGTTTGGAGTATTAACACTCTCTTTTGTTCTGATCCTGGAACTAGCCTTTGGTACATTCTTGGTGGAGAAGAACAACCTAAAAGTAACTTCACCTGACAGCATCAAAGGTGTTTATGAATGTGCCATTGGGAATTTTGGAATCCCAAAATACGGTGGAACACTTGTCGGAACCGTCGTGTATCCCATGTCTAACCACAAGGGATGTAAGAGCTTCAGCGAGTTCGGTGTCTCCTTCAAATCCTCACCTGGAAGCTTACCCACTTTCCTTCTTATTGATCGAGGAG ATTGTTACTTCGCCTTGAAAGCATGGAACGCTCAACAAGCCGGAGCAGCAGCCATTCTAGTGTCCGATAACAAACTCGAGCCACTAATCACAATGGACACACCAGAGGAAGACACTGCTAACGCAGACTATCTAGAAAAAATCAACATCCCTTCAGCACTAATCAGCAAATCGTTAGGAGACAGCATAAAGTCAGCTATATCCGATGGCAACATGGTCAACATGAAACTAGACTGGACCGAGTCAGTTCCACACCCGGACGAGCGTGTGGAATACGAGCTTTGGACCGACAGCAACGACGAGTGCGGCAAAAAATGCGACACGCAGATTGAGTTTCTAAGAAACTTTAAAGGAGCGGCTCAGATTCTTGAGAAAGGAGGGTACACTCAGTTCACACCGCATTTCATCACTTGGTATTGTCCCAAGGCGTTTATGCTGAGTAGACAGTGTAAGTCTCAGTGTATCAACCATGGAAGGTACTGTGCTCCGGATCCTGAGCAGGATTTTACAAGAGGGTACGATGGAAAAGATGTTGTTGTTCAGAATTTGCGCCACGCTTGTGTGTTTAGAGTGGTTAATGAGACTGGTAAGGCGTGGAAGTGGTGGGACTATGCTACTGATTTTTCTGTTAGATGTCCCATGAAGTATAACAAGTATACAAGTGAATGTGCTGATGAAGTTATCAAGTCACTTG GGATTGATCTTGAGAAGGTGTACTTGTGTATGGGAGATACTGAGGGAGATGTGGAGAATCCAGTTCTTAAAGCAGAACAAGAGTCACAGGTAGGCAAAGGCTCCCGTGGAGATGTTACTATTCTCCCAACACTTGTGGTGAACAACAGGCAATACAGAG GTAAGTTGGAGAAAGGAGCAGTGCTGAAAGCTATATGTGCAGGGTTTCAAGAGTCAACGGAACCAGCTATATGTTTAACTGAAG ATCAAAACACCAATGAGTGCTTAGAAAACAATGGTGGATGCTGGCAAGATAGAGCTGCTAACATTACTGCATGCCTT GATACTTTCAGGGGAAGACTGTGTGAGTGTCCTACTGTTCAGGGTGTCAAATTTGTTGGTGATGGTTACACTCACTGCAAAG CTTCTGGAGCTTTGCGCTGTGGAATCAACAATGGAGGATGCTGGAGAGAAACCAGAGGTGGCTACACATACTCTGCTTGCACT GATGATCATTCAAGTGTTTGCAAATGCCCGCCTGGTTTCAAGGGAGATGGTGTAAAGAGCTGTGAAG ATGTTGATGAGTGCAAAGAGAAACTGGCTTGCCAGTGCCCTGAGTGTAAATGCAAAAACACATGGGGAAGTTATGAATGCACCTGCAGGAAGGGTTTGTTTTACTTGCGTGAGCTTGATACTTGCATTG GAGCATTTGGAGCGGTGAAGCTAGGCTGGAGCTTTGTGTTGATACTCTTACTAGCGTTAACTGCTGCGACTCTTTCAGGATATGCTATCTACAAATACAGAATCAGG CATTACATGGACTCGGAGATTCGGTCGATCATGGCGCAGTACATGCCTTTGGACAGCCAGCCCAACAATACTGAAACTCATATGGACTTTTGA
- the LOC103867092 gene encoding transcription elongation factor TFIIS — protein MESELIELFEAAKKAADAAAIDGVTSSGPEVSRSLDALKQLKKFPITYDMLVATQVGKKLRSLSKHPIEEIKTVATDLLETWKKLVIEETSKSKLDRKDANPAPVKVQKLQRGDSAKSIKVEERKERDNKVNAGASKENQSSTKAPAKAQPNGAPKLTSMVKCNDPVRDKIRELLVDAMSKVHDESDDYDRARVVGCDPIRVAVSVESHMFEKLGRSTGAQKVKYRSIMFNLRDSNNPDLRRRVLTGEVSPEKLITLSGEEMASDKRKQETNQIKEKFLFDCERGQAPKASTDQFKCGRCGQRKCTYYQMQTRSADEPMTTYVTCVNCDNHWKFC, from the exons ATGGAAAGCGAATTGATCGAATTGTTCGAGGCGGCGAAGAAGGCAGCCGATGCGGCGGCGATCGACGGCGTTACCTCCTCAGGTCCGGAGGTTTCTCGATCTCTCGACGCCCTTAAACAGCTCAAGAAGTTTCCCATCACATACGACATGCTCGTCGCGACTCAG GTAGGGAAGAAGCTAAGGTCTCTTTCAAAACATCCTATTGAAGAAATCAAAACCGTAGCTACTGATCTTCTTGAGACATGGAAGAAACTTGTCATTGAAGAGACGTCCAAGTCTAAGCTAGACAGGAAGGATGCAAATCCAGCGCCTGTGAAAGTGCAGAAGCTTCAGAGAGGTGATTCAGCTAAGAGCATCAAGGTAGAAGAGAGGAAGGAACGAGACAACAAAGTCAATGCTGGGGCCTCAAAGGAGAATCAATCTAGTACGAAAGCTCCAGCAAAGGCACAGCCTAATGGTGCACCAAAGCTGACTTCAATGGTGAAATGCAACGACCCCGTGCGTGACAAGATCCGTGAGCTGCTTGTGGACGCAATGTCCAAGGTCCATGACGAATCAGATGACTACGATAGAGCGAGAGTTGTCGGATGTGATCCAATCCGCGTCGCTGTCTCTGTGGAGTCTCACATGTTTGAGAAGCTGGGACGGTCAACGGGAGCTCAGAAGGTGAAGTACAGGTCTATAATGTTCAACCTGAGGGACAGTAACAATCCGGATCTGAGGAGGAGGGTTCTCACAGGGGAGGTGTCGCCGGAGAAGCTTATTACATTGTCTGGTGAAGAGATGGCAAGCGACAAGAGGAAACAGGAGACTAATCAGATCAAGGAGAAGTTTCTGTTTGATTGTGAGCGTGGCCAGGCGCCGAAAGCGAGTACTGATCAGTTCAAGTGTGGGAGGTGTGGGCAGCGTAAATGCACTTACTATCAGATGCAGACGAGGAGTGCTGATGAGCCGATGACTACTTATGTTACGTGTGTCAACTGTGACAACCACTGGAAGTTCTGTTGA